Part of the Synergistaceae bacterium genome is shown below.
GTTCATGTGTTTACGGGGGAATCTTTACGCCCGGAACTTATGAAGGACGCGGCAAGGGTTACAGCGAAAATTCTGACGTAATAGTTCATGTTACCGTAGACGAGAATGCTATTACAAAAATTGAGATCGACGCTCCCGAAGAAGTCCCGTTTGGTGTGCCATTATTCGGCAAATACGGCGAGGCTTTAATCGGTAGGACTGATGGGCAGATTGACTCAGTAAGCGGCGCAACTATGACTCGCAATGGAATATCTGAAGCAGTAGAGAAGGCTTTATCACTTGCACGCGGAGAAAAGCCGGAAGATAAAGACAAGCCCGTTTCATTTACTCCCGGAACTTATGAGTCAGAGTCAGAAGGCTATAACGGCCCTGTAAAAATTAAAGCGACTTTCACAGCTGACAAAATGACAGGAATCGAAATAATTTCGCACAAAGAGACCGAACACGTAGGAGATATAGCTTTCACGTTTATGATTCCTGAAATGTTGCAGGCTAACGGCTCAGGAGTTGACGCAATCAGCGGGGCTACTTTCTCGACTAGGGCACTACGCAACGCAGTTAATAACGCGGCAGAAATGGCAGGCTGTACAAATATTGAAGCATTCAAGAAAGCGAAAATTATTCACAATGCACAGGACGATATAAAACTTGTTTATGATGTCGTAATAGTCGGTGCAGGCGGAGCAGGAGTCGCGGCAGGGGCTCAGGCAGCACAGGACGGCAACACAGTATTAATTCTTGAGAAAAACGCAGAAGTCGGCGGGAATACTCTAGTGTCAGGCGGTCAATATCAAAGTGTCATGCCCTATCTTGTATGGGACCCTAAAGATCCTGACGCTGAAACGGGGATTTTTGCTTTTAACGGTCAATCTTACCAGAAAGTTAAATCTGTTCAGGGCTGCATTAAAGAATTAAAGATGATTCTTAACTGGAACGAATCGCCATTTGACGCAGAATATTATAAGACTCATGAGTATGTAGCCGGAGACGCTGAAGAATTATCAAAACACGGTGTACACTCTGAATATTTGCCGGTATTGCAGGCTCTCAAGAAAGAAATCAAAGCCTATCTTGACTGGGCACAGCCTAAACTCGACGCAGGAATTCCAGAAAATAATTTGACGCTGTTCTCGACTCTGAATCTTCACATTTTCCAGACTTATTACGGCGGATTGAGACAAAGCGCAGATAAATCAACTTGGATTTATGGAAATGTCGATCTCGTCAAGCAATTTATTGAAGACGGTCAAGGGCTCAAAGAATGGCTCGAGTCAATGGGTTCTACTTTTCATGATGATACACAGCCCACTTTAATCGGCGCATTATGGTATCGTGAAAATGAATTCGTCGGTGCAAATGTTGACACTAACGGCGACGGCGTAAAAGAAGAATACAAAGGCCGCTGGGGAACTTTCTTTGTAGCTCCGATTAATGCAATGAAACAAGCTAATAAATTAAATCGCATTATGACTCGTACTACAGTGAATGAATTAATTTACGAGGGCGGGCGAGTTATCGGAGTCCGTGCTACAAGCTATGACGGCACAAAAATTACTGCTTATGCGGCAAAAGGTGTAATTTTAGCAACCGGCGGATATGCTGCAAATCTCGTTAAAGTTGTCGACGAAAATATTTATTGGTCACCTGAATATCTCTCAACAACTACTAAGACGACTAATAGATCAAGTTTACAGGGCAGCGGCATAACAATGGCTCAAGCAGTCGGCGCAAAAGTTACAGGCATGGGATTCACTCAATTAATGCCCATTTCTTGGATCGATAACGGCAATTTAGCATTTGGAGGCGGTAATTATGCTTGCTGGATTAATCCAAATACTGGACATAGATTCGTCGATGAGGGTTCAGAACGCGATGTACTTTCTTTAGCTGAATTCAAAAATGGAATGGACTACAAAGGCAGTAAAGGCGTTTTCTTAGAATTCTATAACGTTGAGCAGAAAATGCCCGCCCCGACTCAATTGCCTGAAACCGGCGATTATCCCGGGCGTTATTACAGGCGCAAAATTTCCGAGCTCCCCGAATTATTTAAAGAATTAGGAGTCAAAGCTGATCCTAAAGTCGTCGAGCAGACTATTAGAGCCTACGACAAAGCAGTAATGACTGGCGGAGAATTCCCCGACGTGGGCAAGGCTATAGCTTCACGAACTATCGGAAATGTAAGCAAGAATCCCGACGGAACTTATAATCTTGATAGTTATGATTTAGATAATACAGTTATGACTATTAGACTCATGGCACCGAGCACACATCACACAATGGGCGGACTTGTTGTTGATACAGGGCGGCACGTTTTGAATTCAGAAGGGCGCATAATTCCCGGACTCTACGCAGCGGGAGAAGTTACAGGCGGAATTCACGGCGGAAATAGACTCGGCGGAAATGCTATAGTTGAAATTTTTGTATCAGGCCGAACAGCAGCAAAGACTCTTAATGCCGAGAATCAATAAAAATTTTTCGTGAAATATTATTTTTTCAGGGAGCGCGGGAATTATTCTCGTTCTCCCATTTTTTTATCGCTTAAACTGTGAAAATTACCGATTGAATAATACCCCCCCCCCCCCCCTATAATTTACGCAAATACTTTATAGAAAAGTGGTCATAATCATGTCAACAGTAAAATATCAAAGTGTCTGCATTTATTGCGGTAAGGGCGGCTCTTCAACATCAATAAGCGAGAGTCTTGGTCAGCCCCATTCAAATCCTCCCAGTATAGGCGGCAGATGTCCATCAAGTCCGGACGGCAAGCATAAACCTAAATGGGTTAAAATTTAGCGCGTAAAAAAATGTTCGTGTGCAAAAAATGCGGCTCCTGCTGTGAGTTAATGAATTTCTTGCAGGCTCAAAATTTGCCGGAAATATCACAAATCGCAGCAGAGTTAAATAACGGCTCAGGAACTTGCAAATATTTTGACTCTGACTCAAGACTATGCAGAATCTATGACTCCCGGCCCATTATCTGCAACAACAAAAAATTTTATGAACAGAATCTAAAAAATGTCATGACACGCGAAAAATTTGACGAGATTTTAATATCTTCCTGCGAATCAATAAGGAGCGGCAATTATGAAAGATTACGCGAAAATTAATTTTTTACGAGACAAGAAAGCAGCTCAGGACGAGTCAAATTATCTGAAGCGGCTTATATCTGAAAATTTATATCCTAAAAAATTTATGATGCCTTTAACACTGCAATTTGAGCTTACTTCACATTGTAACGTCCATTGTAAGCACTGTTATAATTTATCGGGCGAGAATAATTCTAAACCTGATAGAATGACTCCCGAAAAATGGGTAAATTTTGCGCGCTATCTCGTCAATCACGGCGGAATCTTTCAGTGCGTAATTTCAGGAGGCGAGCCGCTTTTACTGGGTGATGACCTATTCGAGATCATGAATATTTTACACGATGACGGGACTATTTTTTGCTTATATCAAATGGATTATTAATGACTCCCGGAAAAGTTAAATCATTCGCGAAATATCGTTATAAATGGCTGCAAATTTCCATAGACGGGGCGACTCGTGAACGTCATGACTCTTTCAGGCAGAAAGCAGGGAGCTTTGACGCAGCTATTAAAGCAGTCTTCATGTTGTCAAGTGCGGGGATTCCTGTAATGATTGCGCACTCTGTAACACCTGAGAATTTATGCGAACTCGATAAAATGTGCTCGCTTGCTTATGAACTCGGAGCGGCGGGAATAATTTTAGGCGAAATAATGCCCAGCGGACGAACTTTTTTGAATCAGGAAATATTATTAAATCATGAGCAGAGAAATTTTTTACACGAGAAAATTAACGAGAATGCGGCCAAGTTCTCCGGAAAAATGCAAGTACAAAGAAGTTCACTCACAAAGATTCAATTAATGCGCTCACAAAATTCACCCATGACAGGAGCAATTATCAGACCCGACGGAAATATAAGACTCGATTGTGTAGCTCCGTTTGTTATCGGGAATGTTTTAGACGGTGATTTTTGCGAAATTTGGCAGAGTAAAGCCCATAATATTTGGAGCAGACCGGAAATTATTAATTATATTGACTCGTGGGACGATATAGACGAAATTAATCACGGAATCAAGAATTATTTTGACTCTGACATAATATTATAATTGTATAGGGAGGAAATTTTTTAATGAAGCAATATTCTAAACCTGAAGTAATTAGCAGTTCCAAGCCAGTTTTTGCGTTCCCTGCTGTAGGTCTTGCATTAATCGGAGGTTATGCGGCCGGCCAAGCTGTTAAGAAATTATTTGACGTAAACATGATAAATCGTGATAATTTGCTTGAACTTGAGCCCGTTATATCATGAATACTGCTTATAATATGCTGGAAAATTTTATTCCCGTTCGTAATGCCCTGAAAGTTAGAGAGGACGGAAATTTTTTAATCGCGGCAAATCACGAGAAGGAAATTTTTTATCTGAACTCTACGGCTCGTGAATTCTGGGAATTTATTGACGGAAATATAAATATTGACTCAATTTGCGAAAAGTTTTTATGCGAATATGATATTAACCGCGACTCACTGGAAAATGATTTAGTGAATCTTTTACGCGATTTACAATGGAAAAAGTTAATCAGGCTCAAAATAGGGGGTGATTTGTCATGAAAAAATATATAACTCCTTCAGTAATGGGAACTAGTAAAGGCGGATTCTTGATTCCGGCGATTGCTGGCTTGAGTGTTGCGAGTGCTTTTATTGCGGGGGCTGCTGCATCTATACTCAAGGGCGATAAAAGCGTCTCTGTTGATATGCCTTCAGGACTTGAGCCAATATACGCGAGTTAATAAAAATTTTGCAGCTTATAATATAATTTCAGGGAGAGTGAGATTTATTCTTATTCTCCCGTTTTTATTTAGGGAGTTATTCATGTAATATAAATTTTACGCATTATTCTACTCCCACCCGCCCACCCGACTGCTACGCAGCCGAGTAGAATAGGGAATTTTTTTAAGGAGGTCATTACTCTGGTACATAGAATTTATACGGAACGCAAGGACTCAAATAATATCGAGTCATTAACTCTATTGAACGAGATAAAAATTTTATCAGGCAATGAGAATATTTCACAAGTAAGAATCTTAAACCGTTATGATATTCAGGGCTTGAGCGATTCGGAATTAGACTCGTGTAAAAATTTGATTTTCTCTGAGCCCTTCACTGATAATATTATAGAAAATTTGCCCGGTGATTCTAATAAAATTTTAGCAGTTGAATATTTACCCGGACAATACGATCAACGAGCCGACTCAGCTGAACAATGCGCGGGACTCTTGCTGGGATTCAGGCCTGTTATTAAGACTGCGAGAATATATTTATTTTACGGGGAATTAAATAATTTTGACGCTGTCAAGAAATTTCTAATAAACCCGGTCGAATCTCGTGAAGCACAATTAAACGAATATGACTCACTTGATTTAAATTATTCGCGCCCTGATGACGTTAAAATTATCGATGATCTATTAAGCACTAAGGGACTCGCTATGAGCCGGGAAGATTTAGAATGCTGCAAAAAATATTTTGACTCGGAAAACCGCAAGCCCACCGCCGCAGAAATTAAAGTCTTAGATACTTACTGGTCAGATCACTGCAGGCACACTACTTTTTTGACGCATATAAACTCGGCAGAAATTCTTGATAATAGCGTGTCTAACATGTTCGCAAAATATTTAGAGATCCGCAAAGAATTAAATTACAGCCCCGATAAGCCGGTTACTTTAATGGACATAGCAACAATAGGAGCAAAATTTTTGAAGTCCCGCGGGTTGTTGCCTGACTTGGTAGACTCTGAAGAAAATAACGCCTGCACTGTGAAAATAAATATTAATAATGAGTCATGGCTTTTGTTATTCAAGAATGAAACTCACAATCACCCGACTGAAATAGAACCGTTCGGAGGTGCTGCGACTTGTATAGGCGGGGCAATTCGTGATCCATTATCGGGACGCGCATATGTCTATCAGGCAATGAGAATCACAGGAGCTGCTGACCCGTTTAAAGCAACTATGCCGGGCAAATTACCACAGCGGGCAATTATTACGAAATCTGCGGCCGGTTACAGCTCATACGGGAATCAAATCGGGATTCCCACGGGACTAGTCGACGAAATTTATCACGAGGGCTATAGAGCTAAGAGACTCGAAGTCGGAGCAGTTCTCGCGTCAGTTCCTGAAAAAAATGTGATTCGTGAAAGGCCGGAGTCGGGCGACTATGTTTTATTACTCGGCGGCAAAACAGGACGGGACGGAATCGGCGGCGCAACCGGGTCAAGCGTATCACACAGTTCTATATCTCTTGAGACTTGCGGGGCTGAAGTCCAAAAAGGTAACGCACCTGAAGAAAGAAAGCTGCAAAGATTATTCAGGAATCCGGAATTTACGAGACTAATAAAACGCTGTAACGATTTCGGGGCGGGCGGAGTAAGTGTCGCAGTAGGTGAATTAGCAGACGGGCTCGATATAGATTTAGACTCAGTTCCGTTAAAATATGCAGGTCTCGACGGTACAGAAATTGCAGTTAGTGAATCTCAAGAACGCATGGCCGTTGTAGTCAGTGAAAGAAATATAGAACGGGTAAAAAATTTAGCTCTGTCTGAAGATGTTCAGGCAAGTATTATAGCTCGTGTGAATAATTCAGGCAGTATGCGAATGACTTGGCGGGGTCATGAAATAGTGAATTTATCGCGCGAATTCATAAACTCAAGCGGTGCAGAAAGAAATATAAACGTGAAAGTCAATCAGCCTGTAATAAAAACTTGTGAGAATGATTATAAAACTTTTCAAGATAAATTATTTGCTATTCTCAAAGATTTAAACGTGTGCTCTAAACAAGGACTCTCAGAAATATTTGACTCAACGGTCGGGGCACACTCGTTATTAATGCCGTTCGGGGGCAAATTTCAGAAAACGCCGGCTCAAGCAATGGCAGCAGAAATTTTTACAGGTTCGCAAATATGTTCGCTGATGTCATACGGATTTGACCCGTTTATTAGCGAATCTTCACCGTTCAGAGGCGCATATATAGCAGTTCTTGACTCGTTATGTAAAATCATAGCTTCAGGGGGGAATCTAAAACATTGCTGGCTGACTCTACAGGAATATTTCGGCAAGCCCGGCTATAATCCCGAAAAATGGGGACTTCCTTTTGCGGCATTGCTGGGAGCTTTGAGGGCTCAATTAGATTTTAACGTTGCTGCAATAGGCGGTAAGGACTCAATGAGCGGCTCATTTGTTGATGATACGGGCAAAAATTACGATGTCCCGCCGACTCTTATTTCGTTTTGTGTGTGTGCTGCTGAAGTCGATAAAATTATTTCTCCTGAATTCAAGCGTGCAGGCTCAAACGTTTATATTTTGTCGCCCGATTATGACTCTGATAACTTGCCGACGCCTGACTCAATGAAAAATTTATTTGCTTTGATTCAAGAGTTAAACGCGAATCATAAAATTTTATCGTGCTACGTGCCTACATTCGGGGGGATTCACGCAGCAATATTTAAAATGTGTCTAGGCAATAATTTAGGCTTTGAATTCGAGAATAATAATTTATTAGATGACTCTAAACGCTGTAAATTTATAATCGAACTTGCTGACGAGAACGAGAATCTTTGCAGACTTGGCCGGGTTATTGAGACTCCGGAGATAATTTGCGATAATCAACGAGTGAATTTAAACGATGCTGCTAAAATTTATAACTCAACGCTTGAAAATATCTTCCCGACCGAAATAAATGACTCGTCAGTGATTCCTGATTTCGAGATAAATTCAGATATTCCCAGAGTCTTTTACTCGCATGAATCAAAATCTAATCCGAAATTTTTGATTCCGGTATTTAACGGCACTAACTGCGAATATGAGACAGCAAACGCAATTAATAACGCGGGAGGGAACGCGAAAATTTTTGTCGTGAAGACTCTAACGCCTGAATTAATGCAAGAGTCAGCCCATGAATTTGCGCAGGAATTGAGAGACTCTCAGGCTTTAGTGATTCCGGGGGGATTCTCTAACGGCGACGAACCCGACGGATCAGGAAAATTTATAGCTATTTTCTTGCGCAGTCCTGAAGTTCGCGAGAGTGTAGAAAATTTGATTGATTCTCGTGAGGGCTTAATTTTAGGAATCTGCAACGGATTTCAGGCTCTCGTAAAAACGGGCTTATTACCATTTGGCAAATTCACGAATCCTGAAGACTTATTTGCGACTCTGACATTTAACAAAATCGGCCGTCATCAGTCAAGAATTATAAGATCACGAGTCATATCAAATTATTCACCGTGGCTGCGAAAAAATAAAGTCGGTGAAGTGTATTCTATGCCGATTTCACACGGTGAAGGAAGATTTATCTGCAGTCATGAAATTTATAAATCTCTCATGAATTCCGGCCAAGTCGCGAGTCAATACGTCGATTTAAATAATATTCCCAGTATGAAGACAGAATTTAACCCGGCTGGCTCAAGTTTTGCGATTGAGTGCATTACTTCACCGGACGGGCGGATCTTAGGCAGAATGGGACATGTTGAGAGATTCGGCGCGAGTCTTTATAAGAACGTTGCAGGAAATTACGACACGAAAATTTTTGAGTCAGCCTGTGAATATTTCAGAAAGATATAAATTTTTTTGCGGGGGGAATTCATTTCTCCCGTTTAAATATTTTGCGAATTATACTTACAATTTTTGGCACAATTTTAAAGCGCGAATATAATAATAACGCTGTCAGTTCGTCCCTCAAATAAGAAAATATATCAATAATAAACAGAATTATTTTATGTATTAAAGATTTATGTTTGCCCCCCCCCCCCTACGTAAAAATACACATTCAAAAATTTAGCTTTCTTTTCGTGATTGAGCATATACACATTAAATAATCTCTCGGACATGAAAGCAGGCACACGAATTTGATACGGGCTATAATAAACCTGATAATTAATGCGTTTATCTATCTCGTCAAGCACAGCAAAAAGCCACTCGCAATAATCGCAAAAATCTTCATATTTCATGATAAACATATTGCGCGCAGAAAGTTTATTATGATTCATTATTTTATTAAATGCCGGGTAATATTCGCTGAATTGACTCGCGATAATATTTTCAAGAACTCTTAAATCCTCGCTGAAATGTGATTCATTATATTGAGTCGCTGCAGAAAAAGGAAAAATTTGCCTGCGAACTAGTATAATTTTGCCGCTCTCTAAAATATTTATTATTTGTTGAAGGTCAATCTTGTAATTCAAAATTTCGCTTTCAGGTTTATTAATTTCTTCAGTGAAAAATTTACTCTCGTCAAACGCAAAGAAACGCCGATAATGCATTAAGCCTATATATTTAATTTCAGAGTATAAAATTTTTATATTCTTCCATGCCCAGTAAAGAGCCGTCAACTCTGAATAATAGGGATTCTTTTCGCTGATGTTGTCGCATGGCCGGCCATTAAGTGAATTATCCGGCTGAATGTGTAAATCTAAGTCAGTGAGAGCCCGCCCGCAGTGAATCGGCAAGAAAATATTATTATCATTTTGCGGCATATTATAAGGTTTATGATAGCAGATTAAAATTTTTAACTGGTCAGCGATATTTTGCATAATAGAGTCCTTTCACTAATTATTTGAGTCGAGATTATATCATGAAAAAAAATTCCCGGTCATAACGGCCGGGATATTCGCTATTTTCTACCAGTAACAGCCATTATCTAATTTCTTATATCCCTTAGGTTTGCCTTCTAATGGCCTTATCCAGTTTTCATTAAACATTTTCACAAAGACATCCATTTGTTCCCAGCGCGCGCCTTTAATACCGAATAAAATTTGTGTAGCTCCGCCGAAAGTTATAGCTATTTTGCCGGCTGCTTTAAATTTTGCTGCTAGTGGAAAACCGTACGGGCCGCAGCCTAATATAGCTATATCAAAATCTTTGCTCATTGCCTCGTTATACATGAAATCAAGAGCCTCGAACCAGTCATTAAATCCTGAGTCTTTGCCGTCATCTAAGATCATAATTGAACGCTGTACCATAAGCTCAAATTTTGGAAGAATGTTTTTTCCCGGCCATATTAATTCGCGTCTTGCATATTGATACGGAATTGATTCAACAAATGGGCTGATTACTAAAACTTTTTTCCCCTCAAGTTTTGCGCTCCATGGATATTTTGAGAAATACGGCTCAATAGAACCGAGATTGCAATATTCCGGATTTTTGCCGTATGTCTTAAGCATATACTCTTCCATAGGATTCCAGATTCCCTGTAAATCGACATATTGTGTTGCCCATTTCATAATTTCTGCAAATTTTATGATTGTCTGTTTATCTTTTGGGAAAAAACCGGCTGCATCCTTCTTAGAAAGTCCTATAGGAGCTATAAATCCTTTTCCGTCATCACGAACACGCCAAATTTTAGAGAATTCTGCGCTGCCGTAACGTCCAACCATGAAAGGCTCCCCGCGTTCTATTGCTTCACCGATAAATATATTTGCCTCGTCAGTTGTGAGAATTCTTTTACCGTTAAAATGTGTCCTTTCTTTAAGTTTTATGCCTAATTTGCGGCATCTAATTCCATATTCTTGACGTGTATAATCCTTAAGAAAAGCGCGTAATTTCGCAAAACTGCACCGGCCAAGCAAGAAAGAGCCAATCACACAAGAATAAGTCGTTACTAAAATATAAACTTTTCGGGCAGCCTTAAATATTATATTCATGACTTATTCACCCGTCCCGTTAAAGCGCATAATTGAACCTGATACTTGATTATGTAAATTTTTCCTCGTCATTATTAAAGAATCTCCCACTAACTGAAATTTTATTTTGACGAGATTATATCACACAAGCAAATCCATAATTAAGCCATTTATTTAACGAGTATAATATAATTTTTTGTGCGTTATCATGAAAGCTGACTATCACACAAACAAATCTACAACAAGGCCATTTATAAGCGAATACGCAATCACGAATATAATATAACAAATAAATTTTTTTGCTCCGAGAACTATTTTCAGCGCACCCAAGTTCGTAATCTTTGTAGCCGGTCCCGTTATCATAAATGCCGACGCGCTTGCCATGCTCATACCATCAGCGAGCCACTGAATCAATAAAGGAATCGTCCCGCCCCCGCAAGCATATAAAGGCACTCCAATTGTAGCAGCCATGAGAACCCCGAATCCGTTTTTACGGCCGAATAACCGCGCAAATGACTCAGCCGGAACATAACGCATAAATAAAGCCGTCAAAAATATTCCCAGTAAAAAATATAGTCCCGTTGCTTTGATATTACGAGCAAAATTTTTTACATAGCGCATAAATAAATTTGAGTCCGTGTCATGATTCGCAATCTCATAGAAGCCTGAAAAGTTAAAGAAAGTCCGCCCCGTAATTCTTGAATATAAATTTACGCTCAAGCCCGCGAATATCCCGCACATAAAGCAAGATAGAATCCTGATAATTAAAGCCGTCTGACCCAGTGCCGAACTGTAAATTATTAACTGCGGATTTAATAATATAGACGCCATCATGAAAGACGCAAGCCAGTCTTCACGCATTCCCTTCTCGTAAAATGACGCAGCAATCGGAATCGTACCATACATGCAAAGGGGCGACGCAATACCCAGAATACAAGCCGGAATAATCCCGAACACGCTCAATTTTTTATCACGGAGGGAGGCGAAAAGCTCGTGAATCTTATTTTTGCCGAATACTGACACAAACGAGCCGATCGCCATTCCTAACAGCCAGTAAATATAAATCTGTTCAAGCTGTAACGTGAAGTAATACCAGAGATATATAAATTCTCTCTGAAAAATTTTAGTCATTCTTTAGTCAATATTTACTAAATCATAAGTGCGTGAACCGAGTCCGATTTCTGCGGCGTGTTCGAGAGTGTGAATCCCGTGTCTTGACTCCATTCGATTAATTAATGATTTGCCGTCCGGAGCTTTATACACTAAATCAACGCAGGCCTGATCTAACGCAACAGGATCAAGCGAGCCGAGAATACCTATATCATGCATATCAGGAGCTGCCGGGTTTCCGTCGCAATCACAGTCTACGCTTAAATGATTCATGACGCTTATATACATAATTTTTTGTCCGCTGCCTAAACTGTCAGAAATTGCCTTAGCTGCCTCAGCCATTGACTCAAGAAAATCGTCCTGCTTGTCGTACCAAATACTGCCGGACTCTTTTGTGCCTGCTGTGTGAATTATAACTTTTCCGCGAGGTGAAGCGATTCCGATTGAAATATTTTTGATTGCGCCTCCAAATCCTCCCATTGCGTGGCCTTTGAAGTGAGTCAATACAAGCACAAAATCATAATCTTTAAAGTGTGAGCCTACAACATCATGTTTTAAATGTTTGCCGCCGTTCACTGGTAAAGAAATTTCGCCCTCTGAGTCTAATATATCGACCTTAGCAATTTTCGTGAATCCGTGATCTTCTGCGACTTGCATGTGCATTGCTGTAGCTGATCTTGATCCCCCGTAAGCTGTATTGCCTTCGATTATTGTGCCGTTGACTTTTTTCACAAGTTCCCCGATTAAGTTCGGCGATAAATAGTGAGTGTTGCCGGCTTCACCGGTGCTGAGTTTTACTGCGACATTTCCTGATGCTGCCCGGCCGAGTGCGTTATAAATTGCCATGATTCCCGCCGGAGAAATATCTTTAGTGAAATAAACTTTTGGATTTGCCGCAAATGATATACTTGCGAGCGCGAGAATTAATAATACTGCGATAAATAATTTTTTCATGTTATAAAAATTTCCTCCTGATTTAATCATAAAAATTTTTCGTGTGAGTAAACATAAACGATAAAGCCCGCTTTAATTCAATACGTGAAATTGCGTGATGAGTCATTAAAATTTTTTTGCATAGATAACAAAATTTTTTGCTTTGTAAATGCTT
Proteins encoded:
- a CDS encoding PqqD family protein, which encodes MNTAYNMLENFIPVRNALKVREDGNFLIAANHEKEIFYLNSTAREFWEFIDGNINIDSICEKFLCEYDINRDSLENDLVNLLRDLQWKKLIRLKIGGDLS
- a CDS encoding FAD-dependent oxidoreductase gives rise to the protein MHKKFSFAIITIIISLVMSSCVYGGIFTPGTYEGRGKGYSENSDVIVHVTVDENAITKIEIDAPEEVPFGVPLFGKYGEALIGRTDGQIDSVSGATMTRNGISEAVEKALSLARGEKPEDKDKPVSFTPGTYESESEGYNGPVKIKATFTADKMTGIEIISHKETEHVGDIAFTFMIPEMLQANGSGVDAISGATFSTRALRNAVNNAAEMAGCTNIEAFKKAKIIHNAQDDIKLVYDVVIVGAGGAGVAAGAQAAQDGNTVLILEKNAEVGGNTLVSGGQYQSVMPYLVWDPKDPDAETGIFAFNGQSYQKVKSVQGCIKELKMILNWNESPFDAEYYKTHEYVAGDAEELSKHGVHSEYLPVLQALKKEIKAYLDWAQPKLDAGIPENNLTLFSTLNLHIFQTYYGGLRQSADKSTWIYGNVDLVKQFIEDGQGLKEWLESMGSTFHDDTQPTLIGALWYRENEFVGANVDTNGDGVKEEYKGRWGTFFVAPINAMKQANKLNRIMTRTTVNELIYEGGRVIGVRATSYDGTKITAYAAKGVILATGGYAANLVKVVDENIYWSPEYLSTTTKTTNRSSLQGSGITMAQAVGAKVTGMGFTQLMPISWIDNGNLAFGGGNYACWINPNTGHRFVDEGSERDVLSLAEFKNGMDYKGSKGVFLEFYNVEQKMPAPTQLPETGDYPGRYYRRKISELPELFKELGVKADPKVVEQTIRAYDKAVMTGGEFPDVGKAIASRTIGNVSKNPDGTYNLDSYDLDNTVMTIRLMAPSTHHTMGGLVVDTGRHVLNSEGRIIPGLYAAGEVTGGIHGGNRLGGNAIVEIFVSGRTAAKTLNAENQ
- a CDS encoding phosphoribosylformylglycinamidine synthase, with amino-acid sequence MLRIILLPPAHPTATQPSRIGNFFKEVITLVHRIYTERKDSNNIESLTLLNEIKILSGNENISQVRILNRYDIQGLSDSELDSCKNLIFSEPFTDNIIENLPGDSNKILAVEYLPGQYDQRADSAEQCAGLLLGFRPVIKTARIYLFYGELNNFDAVKKFLINPVESREAQLNEYDSLDLNYSRPDDVKIIDDLLSTKGLAMSREDLECCKKYFDSENRKPTAAEIKVLDTYWSDHCRHTTFLTHINSAEILDNSVSNMFAKYLEIRKELNYSPDKPVTLMDIATIGAKFLKSRGLLPDLVDSEENNACTVKININNESWLLLFKNETHNHPTEIEPFGGAATCIGGAIRDPLSGRAYVYQAMRITGAADPFKATMPGKLPQRAIITKSAAGYSSYGNQIGIPTGLVDEIYHEGYRAKRLEVGAVLASVPEKNVIRERPESGDYVLLLGGKTGRDGIGGATGSSVSHSSISLETCGAEVQKGNAPEERKLQRLFRNPEFTRLIKRCNDFGAGGVSVAVGELADGLDIDLDSVPLKYAGLDGTEIAVSESQERMAVVVSERNIERVKNLALSEDVQASIIARVNNSGSMRMTWRGHEIVNLSREFINSSGAERNINVKVNQPVIKTCENDYKTFQDKLFAILKDLNVCSKQGLSEIFDSTVGAHSLLMPFGGKFQKTPAQAMAAEIFTGSQICSLMSYGFDPFISESSPFRGAYIAVLDSLCKIIASGGNLKHCWLTLQEYFGKPGYNPEKWGLPFAALLGALRAQLDFNVAAIGGKDSMSGSFVDDTGKNYDVPPTLISFCVCAAEVDKIISPEFKRAGSNVYILSPDYDSDNLPTPDSMKNLFALIQELNANHKILSCYVPTFGGIHAAIFKMCLGNNLGFEFENNNLLDDSKRCKFIIELADENENLCRLGRVIETPEIICDNQRVNLNDAAKIYNSTLENIFPTEINDSSVIPDFEINSDIPRVFYSHESKSNPKFLIPVFNGTNCEYETANAINNAGGNAKIFVVKTLTPELMQESAHEFAQELRDSQALVIPGGFSNGDEPDGSGKFIAIFLRSPEVRESVENLIDSREGLILGICNGFQALVKTGLLPFGKFTNPEDLFATLTFNKIGRHQSRIIRSRVISNYSPWLRKNKVGEVYSMPISHGEGRFICSHEIYKSLMNSGQVASQYVDLNNIPSMKTEFNPAGSSFAIECITSPDGRILGRMGHVERFGASLYKNVAGNYDTKIFESACEYFRKI
- a CDS encoding radical SAM protein, encoding MLISNGLLMTPGKVKSFAKYRYKWLQISIDGATRERHDSFRQKAGSFDAAIKAVFMLSSAGIPVMIAHSVTPENLCELDKMCSLAYELGAAGIILGEIMPSGRTFLNQEILLNHEQRNFLHEKINENAAKFSGKMQVQRSSLTKIQLMRSQNSPMTGAIIRPDGNIRLDCVAPFVIGNVLDGDFCEIWQSKAHNIWSRPEIINYIDSWDDIDEINHGIKNYFDSDIIL
- a CDS encoding YkgJ family cysteine cluster protein — translated: MQAQNLPEISQIAAELNNGSGTCKYFDSDSRLCRIYDSRPIICNNKKFYEQNLKNVMTREKFDEILISSCESIRSGNYERLREN
- a CDS encoding radical SAM protein, whose protein sequence is MKDYAKINFLRDKKAAQDESNYLKRLISENLYPKKFMMPLTLQFELTSHCNVHCKHCYNLSGENNSKPDRMTPEKWVNFARYLVNHGGIFQCVISGGEPLLLGDDLFEIMNILHDDGTIFCLYQMDY